TCGATCGTTTCATGAAAGCGGTCAACAAAGTCTATGAATCTCTATCCGCAAAAGAGCGGGAGACGCCAGAACCTTACCTGTTTATTAAGAGCAATAAAGTATTAAAGAAAATCATGATCAATGATATACTCTGCGTGCAAAGCATGGAGAACTATATCATTATCCACACCACAGATTCCAAAGAGATAACAAGCAGTACTCTTAAAAACTTTATGGAGCACCTGCCTCAGCCACAATTTTTACAAGTGCATCGTTCTTACGTCGTAAATACCGACATGATTGAGGCTCTTGATGGGAATCAGCTAATCATAGGCACGCATAAAATCCCTATCGCCAGAAATCTACGTGAGCAAGTGTTTGAAGCGTTACTAAAAAATAAGTTACTTTTGAGATAAAACGACTCTATTCTCACATTATTCACTATCCCACTAAAAGTCATTACTTGAATTATTCAAAGAACTTTCTTTACAATAGGTATATACCTTAGTAAAGAAGCAATGGCAAAGCATAAAGGAATACCCGTCACCAAAACCAATACAAGCTTCAGCAAGGGAGAAATCGACAATTGCTCCACAAGAAAGGTGAAACAGACCACTATCATAGGATGTATAATATAAGCTCCATAACTATTAACAGACAATTGCAATATTGCTTTATTGGGATGATTGAAAAATCTCTTTGACAACGCAAGTAGAAAATAACTAATCCCTACACACACAACTGGTTCCCACATCGCATAAAATAAAGCTTCTCCGTTAAAACCTCCATTGAAAGAGCTTA
This is a stretch of genomic DNA from uncultured Bacteroides sp.. It encodes these proteins:
- a CDS encoding response regulator transcription factor, which codes for MCRTLRETIITDDEPIARKGIRSYIEKIDFLELQGECEDAIQLNKLLIEQETDLIFLDIEMPHLSGMELLAQLKNPPKVIIISAYERYALKGYEFDVIDYLLKPVSFDRFMKAVNKVYESLSAKERETPEPYLFIKSNKVLKKIMINDILCVQSMENYIIIHTTDSKEITSSTLKNFMEHLPQPQFLQVHRSYVVNTDMIEALDGNQLIIGTHKIPIARNLREQVFEALLKNKLLLR